One Vigna unguiculata cultivar IT97K-499-35 chromosome 11, ASM411807v1, whole genome shotgun sequence DNA window includes the following coding sequences:
- the LOC114170137 gene encoding uncharacterized protein LOC114170137: MAGGRGRRIGANNSADEIAHAIHRLVDAMQPQQVVLPQPAPRPVSMDDFMRHKPAKFNGKATPDDADAWIRECEKILRVLGCSDEQKLTYATFLLVSDAEYWWVGMQQQMGTREEEVNWENFKKRFMEKYFPDSAKHEREAEFLTLQQGNMTVQAYVNRFEYLARFYTQNITEEWRCRKFEKGLRHELLRVLVPLRIREFPLLVEQAKSVEQLEMGPSRVARPQRNVAEARHQKKPYNRPQTSPSGLKCFQCRGAHLKRDCPRLARNVGSSGGGRKCFVCDQPGHFADRCPNKKTVTES, translated from the coding sequence ATGGCTGGCGGAAGAGGTAGAAGGATTGGTGCCAATAACTCAGCTGATGAAATTGCCCATGCTATTCACCGATTGGTTGACGCCATGCAGCCACAACAGGTGGTGCTACCACAGCCTGCACCACGACCTGTCAGCATGGATGATTTCATGAGGCACAAACCAGCCAAGTTCAATGGCAAAGCCACTCCTGACGACGCAGATGCGTGGATCAGGGAGTGCGAAAAGATATTACGTGTACTAGGCTGCTCAGATGAACAAAAACTTACCTATGCCACCTTTCTCTTGGTGAGTGATGCAGAATATTGGTGGGTTGGTATGCAGCAGCAGATGGGGACTAGGGAGGAGGAAGTGAACTGGGAGAATTTCAAAAAGAGATTTATGGAAAAATACTTTCCGGACAGTGCTAAGCATGAGAGGGAGGCTGAGTTCTTGACTTTGCAACAGGGCAATATGACCGTGCAGGCTTATGTTAACAGATTTGAGTATCTGGCGAGGTTTTACACCCAGAATATCACCGAGGAATGGCGCTGTCGGAAATTTGAGAAGGGTCTGCGACATGAATTGCTCAGGGTTCTGGTGCCACTCAGGATCAGAGAATTTCCTCTTTTGGTGGAACAAGCAAAAAGTGTAGAACAATTAGAGATGGGGCCTAGCCGTGTGGCCAGACCGCAGAGGAATGTTGCGGAGGCTAGACACCAGAAGAAACCTTATAACCGACCTCAGACATCGCCATCAGGGTTGAAGTGTTTCCAGTGTAGGGGAGCACATTTAAAAAGAGACTGCCCCAGACTTGCTCGTAACGTGGGGAGTAGTGGAGGAGGGCGAAAATgttttgtttgtgatcaacccgGCCACTTTGCAGACAGGTGCCCTAATAAAAAGACGGTCACAGAGTCATGA